Proteins found in one Phycisphaerae bacterium genomic segment:
- a CDS encoding sigma 54-interacting transcriptional regulator produces the protein RIRLVGELLGGALARMRADLEIRRHVDRLAEAQLIAHLGNWEWDLLNDELKWSDEVYRIFNVNPREFSSSMDEFWTFVHPDDLAAVRREAQRATAGPRGIFTVDHRIVRRDGSCRVVRELAIPEFDRDGRAVRLAGTVQDITEIRAAYEEIRRLKDQLEAENVYLREELTSVTGYGGIVGTSDAIRRLIAQAQQVAPTNSTVLILGETGTGKELLAHFIHAQSLRKSQLLITTNLAAIPATLVESELFGREKGAFTGALTRQIGRFEAADGGTIFLDEIGEMPAETQAKLLRVLQSGEFERLGTSKTMRVNVRVIAATNRDLSAAVRNGTFRQDLYYRLNVFPITVPPLRDRREDIPQLAWAFIKEFGEKMGKPISHINRTSMAALQAYLWPGNIRELRNVIERSMILTQRKELSVTLPQSAGKARDAGAQMQEVERRHIRHILETTGGRIRGKGGAAELLGLKVSTLYSRMKKLSIRRDA, from the coding sequence GCCGAATCCGCTTGGTCGGCGAACTGCTCGGGGGCGCCTTGGCACGGATGCGTGCCGACCTTGAGATCCGGCGGCATGTGGACCGCTTGGCGGAAGCCCAGCTCATCGCGCACCTGGGGAACTGGGAGTGGGACCTTCTGAACGACGAATTGAAGTGGTCGGACGAGGTGTACAGAATCTTCAATGTGAATCCCCGGGAATTCAGTTCCAGCATGGATGAGTTCTGGACATTCGTCCATCCTGACGACCTGGCGGCGGTCCGGCGGGAGGCACAACGCGCGACGGCGGGTCCCCGTGGCATCTTCACGGTCGATCACCGGATTGTACGCCGCGATGGGTCCTGTCGAGTGGTCCGCGAACTGGCCATCCCGGAATTCGATCGGGACGGACGGGCCGTCCGACTGGCCGGAACCGTCCAGGACATTACTGAGATCCGCGCGGCCTACGAGGAGATTCGCCGGCTCAAGGACCAACTGGAAGCCGAGAACGTCTACCTGCGCGAGGAACTGACTAGCGTCACCGGGTATGGCGGGATCGTGGGCACCAGCGATGCCATCCGTCGACTGATCGCCCAGGCCCAACAGGTCGCACCGACCAATTCCACCGTCCTGATCCTTGGCGAGACCGGCACCGGCAAGGAACTGCTCGCACACTTCATCCACGCTCAAAGCCTACGCAAGAGCCAACTTCTCATCACCACCAACCTCGCCGCCATACCAGCAACGCTCGTCGAGAGCGAGCTGTTCGGGCGCGAGAAGGGGGCGTTCACTGGCGCCCTGACGAGACAGATCGGCCGCTTCGAGGCCGCCGACGGCGGCACGATCTTCCTCGACGAGATCGGCGAGATGCCCGCGGAAACGCAGGCCAAACTCCTCCGCGTGCTCCAGAGCGGCGAGTTTGAGCGGCTCGGCACTTCAAAGACCATGCGCGTCAACGTTCGCGTGATCGCGGCCACGAACCGCGATCTGTCCGCCGCCGTGCGCAACGGCACGTTCCGGCAGGACCTGTACTACCGCCTGAATGTGTTTCCCATCACGGTGCCCCCGCTGCGCGACCGCCGGGAGGACATTCCCCAACTGGCCTGGGCGTTCATCAAGGAGTTTGGGGAGAAGATGGGCAAGCCGATCAGCCACATCAATCGCACCAGCATGGCGGCTCTTCAGGCGTACTTGTGGCCCGGCAATATCCGCGAGCTCCGCAACGTGATCGAGCGGTCGATGATTCTCACGCAGAGGAAAGAGTTGAGCGTAACGTTGCCCCAATCGGCCGGTAAAGCGCGGGATGCCGGGGCGCAGATGCAAGAGGTCGAACGGCGGCACATTCGCCACATCCTTGAGACCACAGGGGGGCGCATCCGAGGCAAGGGCGGCGCCGCCGAACTGCTCGGCCTCAAGGTGTCCACGCTCTACTCTCGAATGAAGAAGCTGAGCATCCGGCGGGATGCGTAG